One genomic segment of Photobacterium sp. DA100 includes these proteins:
- the torC gene encoding pentaheme c-type cytochrome TorC, with amino-acid sequence MKKLWQMLTKPSSKYSILALVLVGIGITLAGVVTVHKSFEFASSTEFCTSCHTMQQNYEEYKQSIHFKNASGVRAECVDCHQPKDFPGKVQRKLGAWKDVYNHFITKKIDTPEKLEEHRLELATMVWDRMKSQNSKTCKSCHSYDAMDHTKQSAQAAFEMNKAAAEDMNCIECHKGIAHELPNMAGGFQKDFEELQVKADAQGAVADKLYSLSEKNIFAVADTNSPVSGNLLPASEVTVLERDGDMLKVKIDGWLEKEGRGRVLTEYMGKRVFKATIRGDVKASEQLLEEQTDASTNIVWQHVSVEGWITKDDMIDDIQPIWNYAEGMYGSTCTACHAAPAPGHFTANGWISSLNGMSAYYRLSKTEERTLLKYLQNHGSDTGGAGAH; translated from the coding sequence ATGAAAAAACTTTGGCAAATGTTGACTAAGCCTAGCAGCAAGTACTCGATTCTTGCGCTGGTCTTGGTTGGTATTGGTATCACTTTGGCGGGCGTTGTGACCGTTCATAAGAGTTTCGAATTCGCTTCTTCAACCGAATTCTGTACTTCTTGTCACACGATGCAGCAGAACTACGAAGAATACAAACAAAGCATTCACTTCAAAAACGCTTCAGGTGTCCGTGCCGAGTGTGTTGACTGTCACCAGCCAAAAGATTTCCCAGGCAAGGTTCAGCGTAAACTTGGCGCTTGGAAAGACGTGTACAACCACTTCATCACCAAGAAAATCGATACCCCAGAGAAACTGGAAGAGCATCGTCTCGAGCTGGCTACCATGGTTTGGGATCGTATGAAGAGCCAGAACTCAAAAACCTGTAAGAGCTGTCACTCGTACGATGCAATGGATCACACCAAGCAGTCTGCACAAGCCGCTTTCGAGATGAACAAAGCCGCTGCTGAGGACATGAACTGCATCGAATGTCACAAAGGTATCGCCCACGAGCTGCCAAACATGGCCGGTGGTTTCCAGAAAGACTTCGAAGAGCTTCAAGTAAAAGCCGACGCGCAAGGTGCAGTCGCTGACAAGCTTTACTCTCTAAGCGAAAAGAACATCTTTGCCGTTGCCGATACGAACAGCCCGGTTTCTGGCAACCTGCTACCAGCTTCAGAGGTGACGGTGCTTGAACGTGATGGCGATATGCTCAAAGTGAAGATTGATGGCTGGCTAGAGAAAGAAGGTCGCGGTCGCGTACTGACTGAGTACATGGGCAAACGTGTATTCAAGGCAACAATCCGTGGTGATGTGAAAGCATCCGAACAACTACTCGAAGAGCAGACCGATGCCTCTACCAACATTGTGTGGCAGCACGTTTCGGTTGAAGGTTGGATCACCAAAGATGACATGATTGATGACATTCAGCCAATCTGGAACTACGCCGAAGGCATGTACGGCTCAACATGTACTGCTTGCCACGCAGCCCCGGCTCCTGGCCATTTTACTGCAAACGGTTGGATCTCAAGCCTAAACGGCATGAGCGCATACTACCGACTAAGCAAGACTGAAGAGCGCACCCTTCTGAAATACCTTCAGAACCACGGCAGTGACACAGGCGGCGCTGGCGCACATTAA
- the torA gene encoding trimethylamine-N-oxide reductase TorA: MATQILNKGVSRRRFLSGMVAASAASVVGTSLLAPRKAMAATETKASFTGEVLSGSHWGAFRAKVENGVWVDTVPFEKDKHPTTMINGVREVVYNPARVKYPMVRLDWLKHGYKSDTTQRGDNRFVRVPWSQALDFFYHEMERVQNNYGPSALYAGHTGWQSVGKLHSAGTMMMRAIGLHGTYLGKMGDYSTGAAQVILPYVAGAMEVYEQQTSWPLVLEHSDTIVIWGSDPVKNLQVGWLVPDHSPYAYFEQLAEKVKNKDIKVIYIDPVVSDTQKFVGGEQVKVNPQTDVPLMLAIAHTLYSENLYNKEFLADYTTGFDKFLPYLLGEKDGVAKTPEWAENICGVKADQIRELARQMASGRTQIIGGWCLQRMQHGEQYAWMLVVVAAMLGQIGLPGGGFGFGWHYNDAGSVTSAGPLMSGFSGVTGVDPIHNGSYKGYSNFIPVARFVDCIENPGKTIEWNGHSVKYPEMKMAIFCGNNPFHHHQDRNKMIKVWRKLETVVSVEHQWTATCRFADIVLPATTTHERNDIEQYGNHSNAGIIALPKVVEPMYEAKDDFDIFRELCRRYDREEAFTEGKSQMEWIEQFYNGARLQGRGIGVRMPNFKKFWEEEGFLEFPAGTEWVRHESFRKEPDLEPLGTATGLIEIYCKTIADMGYDDCQGHPMWFEKTERSHGGPRSEKFPLNMQSTHPKHRLHSQLCSSTEHRATYAVADREPVYISTEDAKARGIKSGDIVRVFNDRGEVLAGAVVSDDYMSGVCRIHEGAWYSPLEGGKPGTICTYGDPNVLTQDIGSSKLAQATIAASAQVEIEKYTGKVPAVTGFHGPTAVTDINPLFPAMDLE, translated from the coding sequence ATGGCAACTCAAATTCTAAACAAGGGCGTATCACGCCGTCGCTTCCTTTCTGGCATGGTTGCAGCAAGTGCTGCGTCTGTTGTCGGGACAAGCTTGCTAGCTCCTCGTAAGGCAATGGCAGCAACAGAAACCAAAGCTAGCTTCACGGGTGAGGTTCTGTCTGGTTCTCACTGGGGTGCATTCCGTGCCAAAGTCGAAAACGGTGTATGGGTCGATACCGTTCCGTTTGAGAAGGACAAACACCCAACAACCATGATCAACGGTGTGCGTGAAGTGGTATACAACCCGGCACGTGTGAAATACCCAATGGTTCGTCTTGACTGGCTAAAGCATGGCTACAAGTCTGATACGACCCAACGCGGTGACAACCGTTTTGTCCGTGTTCCTTGGTCTCAGGCGTTGGATTTCTTCTACCATGAGATGGAACGTGTCCAGAACAACTACGGCCCAAGTGCTCTCTATGCAGGCCACACGGGTTGGCAGTCAGTAGGTAAGCTGCACTCTGCCGGTACCATGATGATGCGTGCTATCGGTCTACACGGTACTTACCTTGGTAAGATGGGGGACTACTCTACCGGTGCTGCGCAGGTGATTCTGCCTTATGTTGCTGGTGCAATGGAAGTTTACGAACAGCAGACCTCATGGCCACTTGTACTTGAGCACTCTGATACCATCGTAATCTGGGGTTCGGATCCGGTTAAAAACCTGCAGGTAGGCTGGCTGGTACCTGACCACAGCCCATACGCCTACTTCGAGCAGTTGGCTGAGAAAGTTAAGAACAAAGACATCAAAGTCATCTACATTGACCCAGTTGTTTCTGACACCCAGAAATTCGTTGGTGGCGAGCAGGTTAAAGTTAACCCGCAAACAGACGTGCCACTGATGTTGGCTATTGCCCATACACTTTACAGCGAAAACCTGTACAACAAAGAGTTCCTGGCTGACTACACCACAGGTTTCGACAAGTTCCTGCCTTACCTGCTCGGTGAGAAAGACGGTGTTGCGAAGACACCGGAATGGGCTGAGAACATCTGTGGCGTGAAAGCCGACCAGATCCGCGAGCTGGCTCGCCAAATGGCTTCAGGCCGTACCCAGATCATCGGTGGCTGGTGTCTGCAGCGCATGCAGCACGGTGAACAGTACGCGTGGATGCTAGTAGTTGTCGCTGCGATGCTAGGCCAGATCGGTCTGCCGGGCGGTGGCTTCGGCTTCGGTTGGCACTACAACGATGCGGGCTCTGTGACTTCTGCTGGCCCACTGATGTCTGGTTTCTCAGGTGTGACAGGGGTTGATCCAATCCACAACGGTTCGTACAAGGGTTACTCAAACTTTATTCCTGTTGCCCGTTTTGTCGACTGTATCGAAAACCCAGGTAAAACCATTGAATGGAACGGCCATTCAGTGAAATACCCTGAAATGAAAATGGCGATCTTCTGTGGTAACAACCCGTTCCACCACCATCAAGATCGCAACAAGATGATCAAGGTATGGCGTAAACTGGAAACTGTGGTTTCAGTTGAACACCAGTGGACGGCGACCTGTCGTTTTGCCGATATCGTTCTGCCAGCGACGACAACGCACGAGCGTAACGACATCGAACAGTACGGTAACCACTCTAACGCCGGTATTATTGCCCTACCTAAAGTTGTAGAGCCAATGTATGAAGCGAAAGATGACTTCGATATCTTCCGTGAACTATGCCGTCGCTATGATCGCGAAGAAGCCTTTACCGAAGGCAAGTCACAGATGGAGTGGATTGAGCAGTTCTACAACGGTGCCCGCCTACAAGGACGTGGTATCGGTGTACGTATGCCGAACTTCAAAAAGTTCTGGGAAGAAGAAGGCTTCCTTGAGTTCCCTGCGGGTACCGAGTGGGTACGCCACGAGTCATTCCGTAAAGAACCGGATCTTGAACCACTAGGTACGGCAACAGGCCTTATTGAAATCTACTGTAAGACGATTGCCGACATGGGCTACGATGACTGTCAAGGCCACCCAATGTGGTTTGAGAAAACCGAGCGCAGCCACGGTGGTCCTCGTTCAGAGAAATTCCCTCTGAATATGCAGAGTACTCACCCGAAACACCGCCTTCACTCGCAGCTGTGTTCTTCGACTGAGCACCGCGCGACTTACGCGGTGGCTGATCGTGAACCTGTTTACATCAGTACCGAAGACGCTAAAGCCCGTGGCATCAAGTCTGGTGACATCGTACGTGTATTCAACGACCGTGGCGAAGTTTTGGCGGGTGCTGTGGTTTCCGATGACTACATGTCCGGTGTTTGTCGTATCCACGAAGGTGCATGGTACAGCCCGCTTGAAGGCGGTAAGCCGGGTACCATCTGTACTTACGGTGATCCGAACGTACTAACTCAGGATATCGGTTCTTCGAAACTGGCTCAGGCAACCATCGCAGCCTCAGCGCAGGTAGAAATCGAGAAGTACACAGGTAAAGTTCCAGCAGTGACCGGCTTCCACGGCCCGACTGCAGTGACAGACATTAACCCTCTGTTCCCTGCAATGGATCTAGAATAA
- a CDS encoding 4Fe-4S dicluster domain-containing protein: protein MEPLLKLVQQAGVVGAGGAGFPTYVKLDCQVDLVLANGAECEPLLYKDQVLMQQWSHELCGGMLLAMKQVGASRGVIGIKKKNTDTIAVLQALLPENIELLLMDDVYPAGDEVELVFHATGLRIPAGGLPKDIGVLVNNIESFINVFRAANGQPVTDTMVTVHGEVVAPYSAWLPIGMTYREAIEFAGGMTAKDCIVVEGGPMMGSVTTDLDKPITKVSSGLLVLPRTSRIARIKLRSEADLRRIGKAACDQCSLCTSMCPRNLLGYPIKPHLAMRSLQVSGSSNLSYALAAQACCECNLCTMWSCPEGLDPSRVCATTKRALRERQQWQSPAELQAQTTEVHPLREYRGVPTKRLARRLELTEYMVKKATFHDFDVTPEKVAIPLAQHIGLPAQAIVKEGETVTKGQIVGQPAEGGLSTAVHASISGIVTAVGDSVVIQHQATAESAALCN from the coding sequence GTGGAACCGTTATTGAAACTGGTTCAGCAAGCAGGGGTAGTCGGGGCCGGTGGCGCTGGCTTCCCAACTTACGTCAAGCTTGATTGTCAGGTTGATCTGGTACTGGCAAATGGTGCCGAGTGCGAACCGCTGCTCTATAAGGACCAAGTCCTGATGCAGCAGTGGAGCCATGAGCTTTGCGGCGGTATGTTGTTGGCCATGAAGCAAGTGGGGGCATCACGTGGGGTCATCGGTATTAAGAAAAAGAATACCGACACCATTGCTGTGCTACAGGCTCTGCTGCCTGAAAATATCGAACTGCTGCTGATGGATGATGTTTATCCGGCTGGCGATGAAGTGGAGCTGGTTTTCCATGCGACGGGTCTGCGGATCCCGGCTGGTGGGTTGCCAAAAGATATCGGGGTGCTGGTCAACAACATCGAATCTTTCATTAATGTTTTCCGGGCAGCTAATGGCCAACCTGTAACAGACACCATGGTCACGGTCCACGGTGAGGTCGTGGCACCGTATTCGGCATGGCTACCTATAGGTATGACATACCGTGAGGCCATTGAGTTTGCCGGTGGCATGACCGCGAAGGACTGTATTGTCGTTGAAGGCGGGCCAATGATGGGGTCGGTAACTACTGATCTCGACAAGCCCATTACCAAGGTATCGAGTGGTTTGCTGGTATTACCGAGGACCTCACGCATAGCCCGTATCAAGCTGCGCAGCGAGGCAGATCTGCGCCGTATCGGCAAAGCCGCCTGTGATCAGTGCAGCCTGTGTACGTCGATGTGTCCCCGTAACTTACTGGGCTATCCGATCAAGCCGCATCTTGCCATGCGCTCGCTGCAAGTTTCCGGTAGCAGTAACTTGAGCTACGCACTGGCTGCGCAGGCATGTTGTGAGTGTAACCTCTGTACTATGTGGTCGTGTCCCGAGGGGCTTGATCCTAGCCGGGTTTGTGCGACGACGAAAAGGGCGTTGCGCGAGCGACAGCAGTGGCAATCGCCAGCAGAACTTCAGGCGCAAACCACAGAGGTTCACCCATTGCGCGAATACCGTGGTGTGCCGACCAAGCGACTAGCCCGCCGGCTTGAACTCACGGAATACATGGTCAAAAAAGCCACTTTCCATGACTTTGACGTCACTCCCGAAAAGGTGGCCATCCCGCTGGCCCAGCATATCGGCCTGCCAGCCCAAGCCATTGTCAAAGAGGGAGAAACGGTTACCAAAGGGCAGATTGTTGGTCAACCCGCCGAAGGCGGATTGAGTACCGCTGTCCATGCCAGTATCTCGGGTATTGTCACTGCTGTGGGTGATTCAGTAGTAATCCAGCATCAAGCAACAGCCGAGTCGGCGGCTTTGTGCAATTAG
- the torD gene encoding molecular chaperone TorD, with protein sequence MKEFIAFNEQRAEIYWWMSSLFARELTEQDIEQYRGGEMVTFLSGLAMTPELKQPVEAFRAALNRLESREDAQLELAADFCGLFLSTPKSGALPYASMYVGKSGLMNDKPAQDMNKLMEEYGIAQRKEFNEPADHLAVELDFMGNLIIIANQQGSEEQAEPMMQAQLDFINTMLLNWLPAFAAEVKQRDPFGFYAAAAEVLTAFCHLDVKFLKGEEQ encoded by the coding sequence ATGAAAGAATTTATTGCTTTCAACGAACAACGCGCAGAAATTTATTGGTGGATGTCATCCCTCTTCGCTCGTGAACTTACCGAGCAGGACATCGAACAGTACCGTGGTGGCGAAATGGTCACTTTCCTGTCAGGTCTGGCAATGACGCCTGAACTGAAGCAACCCGTTGAAGCATTCCGTGCAGCATTGAACCGTTTGGAAAGCCGTGAAGATGCCCAGTTAGAGCTTGCGGCTGACTTCTGTGGCCTGTTTCTCAGCACCCCAAAATCCGGCGCCCTACCCTATGCCTCGATGTATGTCGGCAAGAGCGGCCTGATGAATGACAAGCCAGCACAAGACATGAACAAGCTGATGGAAGAATACGGCATTGCCCAGCGCAAAGAGTTCAACGAGCCGGCCGACCACCTTGCTGTCGAATTGGATTTCATGGGTAACCTCATTATCATCGCCAACCAGCAAGGCTCAGAAGAGCAGGCAGAGCCGATGATGCAGGCGCAGTTAGACTTCATCAACACCATGCTGCTTAATTGGCTGCCAGCCTTTGCCGCAGAAGTAAAACAACGCGATCCGTTCGGCTTTTACGCAGCCGCCGCAGAAGTACTCACCGCCTTCTGCCACTTGGACGTTAAGTTCCTAAAGGGCGAAGAACAATAA
- the eutL gene encoding ethanolamine utilization microcompartment protein EutL, which produces MAILDKIQPAVLATRVIASVDPVYKEKMGLEPHHNSIGMITADCDDVTYCALDEATKAANVDVVYARSFYAGAAHSSGPTSGEVIGILAGACPADVIAGLERAKAFIEDEAAFQCADDNGDIAFFAHLVSSTGSYLSAEAGVEQGEALAYLIAPPLEAMFALDAALKAADVRLVNLFAPPSETNFGGGHLAGSQAACRAACEAFQAAVLEVARNPIAN; this is translated from the coding sequence ATGGCAATTTTAGACAAAATCCAACCTGCTGTTTTGGCAACCCGTGTGATTGCATCGGTCGATCCTGTGTATAAGGAAAAAATGGGGCTGGAACCCCACCATAACAGCATCGGGATGATCACGGCTGATTGCGATGACGTGACCTATTGTGCGCTGGATGAAGCGACGAAGGCCGCAAATGTAGATGTCGTCTATGCCCGCTCGTTCTATGCCGGGGCGGCCCACTCATCTGGCCCAACGTCAGGTGAGGTGATTGGGATTTTGGCCGGCGCTTGCCCGGCAGACGTCATTGCCGGTCTTGAGCGTGCCAAAGCTTTCATCGAAGACGAAGCGGCATTCCAATGTGCTGACGACAATGGCGACATTGCCTTCTTCGCCCACTTGGTTTCTTCGACGGGGAGCTACTTGTCAGCAGAAGCGGGGGTGGAGCAAGGAGAGGCCTTGGCTTATCTGATTGCCCCGCCGTTAGAGGCGATGTTTGCCCTTGATGCCGCATTGAAAGCTGCGGATGTTCGCTTGGTTAATCTATTTGCTCCACCGTCAGAAACTAACTTTGGTGGCGGTCATTTGGCAGGCTCGCAAGCGGCTTGTCGTGCCGCGTGCGAGGCATTTCAGGCAGCCGTGCTTGAAGTTGCCCGTAACCCAATAGCGAACTAG
- the torR gene encoding two-component system response regulator TorR — MSHHVLVVEDEIVTRTKLVGYFENEGYKVSQAESGAQMREIMASEKIDLVMLDINLPGEDGLMLTRELRSRSEVGIILVTGRTDSIDRIVGLEMGADDYVTKPFELRELLVRVKNLLWRISLVEKARDETIVEMQEDSIIRFGEWQFDINKRALTHNGVPVKLTKAEYELLVAFSSHPNVVLSRERILNMLSHRVEAPNDRTIDVLIRRMRSKMEVDPKNPQIFVTVHGEGYMFAGD, encoded by the coding sequence ATGAGTCATCACGTACTTGTAGTAGAGGATGAAATTGTTACCCGTACCAAGCTGGTCGGGTACTTTGAAAATGAGGGATATAAGGTCAGCCAGGCCGAAAGTGGCGCCCAAATGCGTGAGATTATGGCCAGCGAAAAGATCGATTTGGTTATGCTTGATATCAACCTGCCGGGTGAAGATGGTTTAATGCTGACCCGTGAGCTGAGGAGCCGTTCAGAGGTGGGTATCATCTTGGTTACCGGCCGTACAGACAGCATTGATCGGATTGTCGGGTTAGAGATGGGGGCTGATGATTATGTCACTAAGCCGTTTGAGCTGCGTGAGCTGCTAGTACGCGTGAAAAACCTGTTGTGGCGTATCTCTCTAGTCGAAAAAGCACGTGATGAAACCATTGTAGAGATGCAAGAAGACAGCATTATCCGCTTTGGCGAATGGCAGTTTGATATCAATAAGCGCGCCCTGACCCACAATGGCGTACCTGTCAAATTGACCAAGGCTGAGTATGAGCTGCTGGTGGCATTTTCTTCTCACCCGAATGTGGTTTTAAGCCGCGAGCGTATTTTGAATATGCTTAGCCACCGCGTCGAAGCACCAAATGATCGCACTATTGATGTGTTGATCCGCCGTATGCGTTCGAAGATGGAAGTTGACCCGAAAAACCCCCAGATTTTTGTTACGGTGCATGGTGAAGGTTACATGTTTGCGGGTGACTAA
- the eutH gene encoding ethanolamine utilization protein EutH, which translates to MNDIILYIMVGFMVLGAIDKVLGNRWGYGEQFDEGFMAMGALALAMVGVVSLAPVLANLLSPVVVPLYTALGADPAMFAGTLLANDMGGYPLAQSMAETEAAGLFSGLILGAMMGPTLVFTIPVALGIIQKEDTQYLARGVLIGMITIPVGCFVGGLVAGFDMAMILGNLVPIVIVAGLIAVGLWLKPDSMIRGFEVFGKGVIAVITIALAAIVVETLTGVVLIPGMAPISDGIEIVGAIAIVLAGAFPMVHFITKHLNKPLIKLGSSMGMGETAAAGLVATMANNIAMFNIFKDMDNRGKVINVAFAVCGSFVFGDHLGFTAAVNSDMISAVVAGKLVGGFSALLLAVYVTRNMTDEPDMIPANQP; encoded by the coding sequence ATGAATGACATCATTCTATACATTATGGTGGGCTTTATGGTGCTGGGGGCTATAGATAAAGTACTCGGCAACCGTTGGGGCTACGGAGAGCAATTTGATGAAGGCTTCATGGCGATGGGGGCACTTGCCTTGGCCATGGTTGGTGTGGTCAGTCTGGCACCTGTTTTGGCTAATTTGCTTAGCCCTGTTGTGGTGCCGCTCTATACCGCACTTGGCGCGGACCCGGCGATGTTTGCCGGTACGCTACTGGCTAATGATATGGGTGGGTATCCACTGGCACAAAGCATGGCGGAAACCGAGGCGGCAGGCTTGTTTTCTGGCCTGATCCTCGGGGCGATGATGGGGCCAACATTGGTATTCACTATCCCTGTTGCGTTGGGGATCATCCAAAAAGAAGACACTCAATATCTAGCACGAGGTGTCCTGATTGGGATGATCACTATTCCCGTCGGCTGTTTCGTTGGTGGTTTGGTCGCCGGCTTTGATATGGCAATGATTTTGGGCAATTTGGTTCCTATTGTGATTGTGGCCGGACTGATTGCTGTTGGTCTGTGGCTAAAACCAGATTCGATGATCCGAGGCTTTGAAGTGTTTGGTAAAGGTGTTATTGCCGTTATTACTATCGCCTTGGCTGCGATTGTCGTCGAAACCTTGACCGGCGTGGTGCTGATCCCCGGTATGGCACCGATTTCTGACGGTATCGAAATTGTCGGAGCGATTGCCATCGTTTTAGCCGGTGCATTCCCAATGGTTCACTTTATTACCAAGCACTTGAACAAACCGCTTATTAAGCTGGGTAGTTCGATGGGCATGGGAGAAACTGCAGCGGCAGGCCTTGTCGCTACCATGGCAAACAATATTGCAATGTTCAATATCTTCAAAGATATGGATAACCGCGGAAAAGTGATTAACGTCGCCTTTGCTGTGTGTGGCTCTTTTGTATTCGGCGATCATCTTGGTTTCACCGCTGCCGTGAATAGCGACATGATTTCTGCTGTTGTAGCCGGTAAGTTGGTTGGGGGCTTTAGTGCACTGCTGCTAGCGGTTTACGTGACCCGAAACATGACAGATGAACCTGACATGATTCCTGCCAATCAGCCCTGA
- a CDS encoding BMC domain-containing protein — MVNAIGCIELNSIARGYLVADAMLKSANVEILFNRTICPGKFMVMVSGDVAAINAAVETGLRVGGGEVVDDLIIANVHQDVFPAIAGTRVVEHTAALGIVETFSVAAIVEAADAAVKAANIELLEVHMAMAIGGKGFVTLTGDVAAVQAAVEAAADRIRGKGVLVDKVVIAQPRKEILEGKV, encoded by the coding sequence ATGGTAAATGCAATTGGCTGTATTGAACTGAACTCGATAGCGCGTGGTTACTTGGTTGCTGATGCCATGCTCAAGTCGGCAAATGTTGAGATCCTGTTTAACCGGACGATTTGCCCCGGCAAATTCATGGTGATGGTCAGCGGGGATGTGGCTGCAATCAACGCCGCGGTTGAGACCGGGTTGCGGGTTGGTGGCGGAGAAGTGGTTGATGATTTAATCATCGCCAATGTTCACCAGGACGTGTTTCCAGCCATTGCAGGCACGCGTGTGGTAGAACACACCGCGGCATTGGGGATTGTCGAGACCTTTTCTGTCGCCGCTATTGTGGAAGCTGCGGATGCAGCTGTGAAAGCAGCAAATATAGAGCTGTTGGAAGTCCATATGGCAATGGCTATTGGCGGCAAGGGCTTTGTCACTCTGACCGGTGATGTAGCGGCGGTACAGGCTGCTGTCGAAGCGGCAGCCGATAGAATTAGAGGCAAAGGTGTATTGGTCGACAAGGTCGTCATTGCTCAACCTCGTAAAGAAATCTTAGAAGGAAAAGTATAA
- the eutC gene encoding ethanolamine ammonia-lyase subunit EutC, whose translation MNEQKIQDIVATVLAQLGETNVTPSAVTKVVDAKISQLSANHESLPDLGDKCFKKWNGITNAADSKVVDDLMSQTDARVGTGRTGPRPRTTALLRFLADHSRSKDTVIKNVESSWLQERNLMEVQSCAVDKDQYLTRPDLGRKLNDDAKMLIRDNCKKSPQVQVVLSDGLSLDAVTVNHDEILPPLLNGLKNAGLDVGTPFFLRYGRVKAQDEIGMLLDAEVNLLLIGERPGLGQSESLSCYAIYKPTENTVESDRTVISNIHAGGTPPVEAAAVIVDLVKTMLAQKASGINLKR comes from the coding sequence ATGAACGAACAAAAGATTCAGGATATCGTCGCCACCGTGCTTGCACAGTTAGGTGAAACAAACGTGACGCCGTCAGCGGTGACTAAGGTGGTTGACGCGAAGATCTCACAACTGAGTGCCAACCACGAGTCATTGCCCGATCTTGGTGATAAATGCTTCAAGAAGTGGAACGGTATTACCAATGCCGCCGATAGCAAAGTGGTTGATGACTTGATGTCTCAGACCGATGCAAGGGTAGGGACGGGGCGCACAGGCCCACGGCCAAGAACAACAGCGCTGCTGCGTTTCCTTGCTGACCATTCTCGCTCCAAGGATACGGTGATCAAAAACGTTGAATCTTCATGGCTACAAGAGCGCAACCTGATGGAAGTTCAGTCTTGCGCGGTAGATAAGGACCAGTACCTGACTCGCCCCGATCTAGGCCGCAAACTCAACGATGATGCCAAGATGCTGATTCGAGACAACTGCAAGAAATCGCCGCAGGTACAGGTTGTCCTTTCCGATGGCCTGAGCTTGGATGCGGTAACCGTGAACCATGATGAAATTCTGCCGCCACTGCTTAACGGATTAAAGAATGCAGGCCTGGATGTCGGTACGCCTTTCTTCCTGCGTTATGGCCGCGTAAAGGCACAAGACGAGATCGGCATGCTGCTAGATGCCGAGGTTAACCTGTTGTTGATTGGTGAGCGTCCGGGGCTTGGACAGTCAGAATCATTGAGCTGCTACGCCATCTATAAACCAACAGAAAACACCGTTGAGTCGGACCGAACCGTGATTTCGAACATACACGCGGGTGGCACACCGCCGGTTGAAGCGGCGGCGGTCATTGTCGACTTGGTGAAAACCATGCTGGCGCAAAAAGCCAGTGGTATTAACTTGAAGCGCTAA